One Tenrec ecaudatus isolate mTenEca1 chromosome 12, mTenEca1.hap1, whole genome shotgun sequence DNA segment encodes these proteins:
- the SPN gene encoding leukosialin translates to MAMETALLLLFCGCAWAQESTPALPAWENISHSPVSLDHNLTAPDPVKIDSAAQQILTLPPSTADLQAASLAISDDAHTVPPVPEPTTLQDVFIQSSSVLTDTAGTTSDPPDPPAHPRPSGTRTNSLTTSNGTSGLLVTIATSSRETFSVASEPSVTKAATSLEITNVTSGLLLTKVATSLETTSVTSGPSLTKEATSLEITNVTSGPSLTKEATSLETTSVTSGPSLTKAARSLEITSVTSGPSLTKAVTSLETTSVTGKAPVIKPTSFHIKVSSTAPWETSLSTTLRLSPQAEKDTGSTLLIAVLVALLVVIVLVALLLLWCRRQRRRTGSLMLTKSAKRNKVVDAWAGPAQVPDEEMVTATVGGSAGDKAAGTPDGERPGRRPTLTTFFGRRKSRQGSLALEELEAGPAASPKAEEEPLVGSEGETPNGSEVRDDDANE, encoded by the coding sequence ATGGCCATGGAAACGGCCCTGCTTCTCCTGTTTTGCGGGTGCGCCTGGGCCCAGGAGTCTACGCCAGCCTTGCCTGCCTGGGAAAACATTTCACATAGCCCCGTGAGCCTGGACCACAACTTAACGGCCCCCGATCCCGTGAAGATTGACAGCGCCGCACAGCAGATCttaaccctccctccctcgaCCGCTGATTTGCAAGCGGCCTCTCTTGCGATTTCTGATGATGCCCACACTGTCCCCCCAGTCCCTGAGCCAACGACCTTGCAGGACGTGTTCATCCAGAGTTCCTCAGTGCTCACGGACACAGCTGGTACAACCAGTGACCCTCCGGACCCGCCAGCCCACCCTAGGCCCAGTGGAACCAGAACAAACTCTCTGACGACCTCCAATGGGACCAGTGGGCTCCTGGTCACTATAGCAACGAGCTCTCGAGAGACCTTCAGCGTGGCCAGCGAACCTTCAGTCACCAAGGCGGCCACTTCTCTGGAGATCACCAATGTGACCAGTGGACTCTTGCTCACCAAGGTGGCCACTTCTCTGGAGACCACCAGTGTGACCAGTGGACCCTCGCTCACCAAGGAAGCCACTTCTCTGGAGATCACCAATGTGACCAGTGGACCCTCGCTCACCAAGGAAGCCACTTCTCTGGAGACCACCAGTGTGACCAGTGGACCCTCGCTCACCAAGGCAGCTCGTTCTCTGGAGATCACCAGTGTGACCAGTGGACCCTCGCTCACCAAGGCGGTCACTTCTCTGGAGACCACCAGTGTGACCGGCAAAGCTCCTGTCATCAAGCCAACGAGCTTCCACATAAAAGTATCTTCCACAGCTCCCTGGGAGACTTCCCTGAGCACAACCCTCCGGCTCTCCCCACAGGCAGAGAAGGACACAGGCAGCACTCTGCTGATAGCGGTGCTCGTGGCCCTGCTGGTGGTGATTGTTCTGGTGGCCCTGCTCTTGCTGTGGTGCCGGAGGCAGAGGCGAAGAACGGGGTCCCTGATGCTCACCAAGAGTGCAAAGCGCAACAAGGTGGTAGATGCCTGGGCCGGGCCAGCCCAGGTGCCTGATGAGGAGATGGTGACAGCCACCGTGGGAGGGTCTGCAGGTGACAAGGCCGCCGGGACCCCTGACGGGGAGCGGCCTGGTCGGCGGCCCACCCTGACCACTTTCTTTGGCAGAAGGAAATCTCGCCAGGGCTCTCTGGCTCTGGAGGAGCTGGAGGCAGGGCCAGCTGCCAGCCCAAAGGCGGAGGAAGAACCACTGGTGGGCAGTGAGGGAGAAACCCCCAATGGGTCAGAAGTGAGAGATGATGATGCTAATGAGTAA